One genomic region from Rhizophagus irregularis chromosome 23, complete sequence encodes:
- a CDS encoding 40S ribosomal protein eS21 encodes MQNDQGIQVDLYKPRKCSATNRLITAKDHASVQINVGDVDEKGHFINNSFKRYELCGFIRSSGESDDSLNRLATSDGYLKNVWSSQR; translated from the exons ATGCAAAACGATCAAGGTATCCAAGTTGATCTTTACAAGCCAagaaaatg TTCTGCCACAAATCGACTTATTACTGCAAAAGATCACGCATCAGTGCAAATTAATGTTGGAGATGTTGATGAAAAAGGTCATTTCATAAATAACAGCTTTAAACGATATGAATTATGTGGTTTCATTCGTAGTTCAGGAGAATCTGATGATTCTTTAAATCGTCTTGCTACATCGGATGGAT ATCTCAAAAA TGTATGGTCTTCTCAACGctag